From a single Francisella halioticida genomic region:
- a CDS encoding MFS transporter, producing the protein MSIDFISPSLPYIKNDFATSQSILKNSVLIYMLILGIFLLPYGFLSDRFGRRKLILI; encoded by the coding sequence ATGTCTATAGACTTCATAAGCCCTTCTTTACCATATATAAAAAATGATTTTGCCACATCTCAATCAATACTAAAAAATAGTGTTCTAATATATATGCTTATACTTGGAATTTTTCTATTACCATATGGTTTTCTAAGCGATAGGTTTGGTCGTAGAAAGTTAATTCTAATATAA
- a CDS encoding transporter substrate-binding domain-containing protein: MRKLIYITIASLFLFTSGYCDIVVGTTGDYLPFSNYNKTTNTFNGKDIQLIKEFAKAQKENIKFVKTSWKTASEDLKANKFQVFVGGMTITAQRQKDFVFSTPLATSRKAAMTDCKNLNRYRNFEDIDNSKTLVIENRGGTNEKFALQKLKNANLLIINDNKLAVKSITNGLGNIHPNIMITDSVEIAYQHSINPQVCQIPVQIDSNSSFKAFMFNKTANGKKLVNQFNQWLKNNPKLFKAYTNS; encoded by the coding sequence ATGAGAAAACTTATCTATATAACTATTGCAAGCTTATTTCTTTTTACATCTGGATATTGTGATATTGTAGTCGGAACTACTGGAGACTACCTTCCTTTTTCCAATTATAACAAAACAACTAATACATTTAATGGTAAAGATATACAACTTATAAAAGAGTTTGCCAAAGCCCAAAAAGAAAATATTAAATTTGTTAAAACTTCTTGGAAAACTGCTTCAGAAGACCTTAAAGCAAATAAGTTTCAAGTTTTTGTAGGTGGAATGACTATAACTGCTCAACGTCAAAAAGACTTCGTATTTTCTACTCCTTTAGCTACTTCTAGAAAGGCTGCCATGACAGACTGCAAAAACTTAAATAGATATAGAAATTTTGAAGATATCGATAATTCAAAAACATTAGTCATTGAAAATAGAGGTGGTACTAATGAAAAGTTTGCATTACAAAAACTTAAGAATGCAAATCTTCTAATAATAAACGATAATAAGCTAGCTGTAAAATCGATAACTAATGGCTTAGGTAATATTCACCCTAACATAATGATTACTGATAGCGTAGAAATCGCATATCAACATTCTATTAACCCACAAGTATGCCAAATACCAGTTCAAATAGATAGCAATAGCTCTTTTAAAGCCTTTATGTTCAATAAAACGGCTAATGGTAAAAAGCTAGTTAATCAATTCAATCAATGGTTAAAAAATAATCCTAAGCTTTTTAAAGCATATACGAATTCATAA
- a CDS encoding glutathione S-transferase N-terminal domain-containing protein — protein sequence MSVTLYGNRFVIYTKKVLAVLDLKSIPCTLNTETPKEYEKIHPLKQISAIVDDEPVADSSVICAFLDKKYLEGM from the coding sequence ATGTCTGTTACATTATATGGTAATCGTTTTGTAATTTACACTAAGAAAGTATTAGCTGTTTTAGATTTAAAATCCATTCCATGCACTCTTAATACAGAGACTCCAAAAGAGTATGAAAAAATTCACCCATTAAAGCAAATTTCTGCTATCGTTGATGATGAACCTGTTGCAGATTCATCTGTTATTTGTGCCTTTTTAGATAAAAAGTATCTTGAAGGTATGTAA
- a CDS encoding transposase — protein MSNKRKIYTVEFKTKVVLEVLGKDQTITQLSVKYNITPKNINN, from the coding sequence ATGAGTAATAAGAGAAAAATATATACCGTTGAATTTAAGACTAAAGTTGTCTTGGAAGTATTGGGGAAAGATCAAACAATCACACAGTTATCAGTAAAATATAATATTACGCCCAAAAACATAAATAATTGA